A part of Haliotis asinina isolate JCU_RB_2024 chromosome 10, JCU_Hal_asi_v2, whole genome shotgun sequence genomic DNA contains:
- the LOC137298504 gene encoding uncharacterized protein isoform X1, giving the protein MSFNSLYLLTLFLGGSLACTHDPRCTALNMDANKARTENNQELYCQLTSRTISCYSSDYVNCDNSTELLDAMKEKYYRDCRVTKGEVQACGSRIMSCYPLMTDASNLLQKMNISGYCASMETFLRCVEFKVKECAKGVTIFDVLGGIYSSYDRFCSTENSNDKKTICTGKLHTAGCAASMPDISAALESYNITAYCRLMGDYMGCFDKTFATCDPSLNRSSFVSGVEDSYKKLCKGNPVEMCQVKVQSCMPQLSEALNKTEHPPDYCNAVRSYMDCVDKLLPLCDPPVPRSEVIGDLEQGYTMACHMVDCPSVYTCTKNMSSSTKEEPTVPDLLRSCAVMTDVMACMHEELASCNVSSPRDYTFDEVGSLYNATCRTLTSDVELVACPEMASCMDTMVVPTDLSSFVPLFIDPRFWCSMLKSTVTCADSVKHCTANKSGHGVSLSIINQLCPEAELLVTPNTGSTTGGGLSTAVMVVMSFLLYMLA; this is encoded by the exons ATGTCTTTCAACAGCCTGTACCTTTTGACGTTATTCCTTG GTGGCAGTTTAGCGTGTACACATGACCCTAGATGTACAGCGCTGAATATGGACGCCAACAAAGCCAGAACAGAGAACAACCAGGAGCTGTATTGTCA ATTAACCAGCAGAACCATCAGCTGCTACTCCAGCGACTACGTCAACTGCGACAACAGCACCGAGCTGCTGGACGCCATGAAAGAGAAATACTACCGAGACTGTCGGGTGACAA AGGGCGAGGTTCAAGCTTGCGGTAGCAGGATTATGAGCTGTTATCCCTTGATGACAGACGCTTCAAATCTACTCCAGAAAATGAACATATCTGGCTACTGCGC GTCCATGGAGACATTCCTTCGTTGCGTGGAGTTCAAAGTAAAAGAGTGTGCTAAAGGCGTCACCATATTCGACGTACTGGGAGGCATTTATTCATCTTACGACAGGTTTTGCAGCACAGAGAATA GCAATGACAAGAAAACTATATGCACCGGCAAGCTTCATACGGCTGGATGTGCAGCCTCAATGCCGGACATATCAGCAGCTTTGGAATCATATAACATTACTGCGTACTGCAG GCTAATGGGCGACTACATGGGCTGCTTCGACAAAACGTTTGCCACATGCGACCCAAGTCTGAATCGGAGCAGCTTCGTGTCAGGGGTGGAGGACTCGTACAAAAAACTGTGCAAAG GTAATCCTGTAGAGATGTGCCAGGTGAAGGTTCAGAGTTGCATGCCACAGTTGTCCGAGGCCCTCAACAAGACGGAACATCCGCCTGACTACTGCAA CGCCGTGAGATCCTACATGGACTGTGTGGACAAGCTGCTGCCTCTGTGCGATCCTCCCGTCCCCAGGTCTGAGGTCATCGGAGACCTAGAGCAGGGATACACGATGGCTTGCCACATGGTCG ACTGCCCCTCCGTGTATACCTGCACCAAGAACATGTCCTCCTCAACAAAGGAAGAACCGACTGTGCCAGACCTTCTGAGGAGCTGTGC GGTGATGACAGACGTCATGGCATGCATGCACGAAGAGTTAGCCAGCTGTAACGTCTCCTCCCCAAGAGACTACACCTTTGACGAAGTTGGCAGCCTCTACAACGCCACCTGTCGAA CCCTGACGTCCGATGTTGAGTTGGTCGCCTGTCCAGAAATGGCGTCGTGTATGGATACAATGGTTGTGCCAACCGACCTCAGCTCATTCGTCCCTCTCTTCATAGACCCGCGTTTCTGGTGCTC CATGCTGAAGAGTACTGTTACGTGCGCTGACAGTGTGAAGCACTGCACCGCCAACAAGTCAGGGCATGGCGTGTCACTGTCCATTATAAACCAGCTGTGTCCGGAAG CTGAGTTACTTGTGACCCCAAACACAGGGAGCACCACAG GAGGTGGTCTGTCAACAGCAGTGATGGTTGTCATGTCGTTCCTGCTGTACATGCTGGCGTGA
- the LOC137298504 gene encoding uncharacterized protein isoform X2 has protein sequence MKEKYYRDCRVTKGEVQACGSRIMSCYPLMTDASNLLQKMNISGYCASMETFLRCVEFKVKECAKGVTIFDVLGGIYSSYDRFCSTENSNDKKTICTGKLHTAGCAASMPDISAALESYNITAYCRLMGDYMGCFDKTFATCDPSLNRSSFVSGVEDSYKKLCKGNPVEMCQVKVQSCMPQLSEALNKTEHPPDYCNAVRSYMDCVDKLLPLCDPPVPRSEVIGDLEQGYTMACHMVDCPSVYTCTKNMSSSTKEEPTVPDLLRSCAVMTDVMACMHEELASCNVSSPRDYTFDEVGSLYNATCRTLTSDVELVACPEMASCMDTMVVPTDLSSFVPLFIDPRFWCSMLKSTVTCADSVKHCTANKSGHGVSLSIINQLCPEAELLVTPNTGSTTGGGLSTAVMVVMSFLLYMLA, from the exons ATGAAAGAGAAATACTACCGAGACTGTCGGGTGACAA AGGGCGAGGTTCAAGCTTGCGGTAGCAGGATTATGAGCTGTTATCCCTTGATGACAGACGCTTCAAATCTACTCCAGAAAATGAACATATCTGGCTACTGCGC GTCCATGGAGACATTCCTTCGTTGCGTGGAGTTCAAAGTAAAAGAGTGTGCTAAAGGCGTCACCATATTCGACGTACTGGGAGGCATTTATTCATCTTACGACAGGTTTTGCAGCACAGAGAATA GCAATGACAAGAAAACTATATGCACCGGCAAGCTTCATACGGCTGGATGTGCAGCCTCAATGCCGGACATATCAGCAGCTTTGGAATCATATAACATTACTGCGTACTGCAG GCTAATGGGCGACTACATGGGCTGCTTCGACAAAACGTTTGCCACATGCGACCCAAGTCTGAATCGGAGCAGCTTCGTGTCAGGGGTGGAGGACTCGTACAAAAAACTGTGCAAAG GTAATCCTGTAGAGATGTGCCAGGTGAAGGTTCAGAGTTGCATGCCACAGTTGTCCGAGGCCCTCAACAAGACGGAACATCCGCCTGACTACTGCAA CGCCGTGAGATCCTACATGGACTGTGTGGACAAGCTGCTGCCTCTGTGCGATCCTCCCGTCCCCAGGTCTGAGGTCATCGGAGACCTAGAGCAGGGATACACGATGGCTTGCCACATGGTCG ACTGCCCCTCCGTGTATACCTGCACCAAGAACATGTCCTCCTCAACAAAGGAAGAACCGACTGTGCCAGACCTTCTGAGGAGCTGTGC GGTGATGACAGACGTCATGGCATGCATGCACGAAGAGTTAGCCAGCTGTAACGTCTCCTCCCCAAGAGACTACACCTTTGACGAAGTTGGCAGCCTCTACAACGCCACCTGTCGAA CCCTGACGTCCGATGTTGAGTTGGTCGCCTGTCCAGAAATGGCGTCGTGTATGGATACAATGGTTGTGCCAACCGACCTCAGCTCATTCGTCCCTCTCTTCATAGACCCGCGTTTCTGGTGCTC CATGCTGAAGAGTACTGTTACGTGCGCTGACAGTGTGAAGCACTGCACCGCCAACAAGTCAGGGCATGGCGTGTCACTGTCCATTATAAACCAGCTGTGTCCGGAAG CTGAGTTACTTGTGACCCCAAACACAGGGAGCACCACAG GAGGTGGTCTGTCAACAGCAGTGATGGTTGTCATGTCGTTCCTGCTGTACATGCTGGCGTGA